The DNA window CGTACCCAAGTCCTTGATGATCGAAGCTTCCACAACAGGACTTTCTCCAGCGGCAAGCAAGGCAGTGCACGCCACCGACATTCCCCGCAAAGTGGCCAAGCGCGCCATGAATTCTCCAACTAGCGACAGGGTCGTATCATCGCTCCTGCCGGCTTCCCTGAGATGCGCAATCCACGAGTCGAGCAGGATGATGCTGGAATATATCCGCTCCGGGCCGCTGCGTTCAAAGGCCAATTCAGCGACGACTTGCTTCCAACCAGCGCCCTCTTCACCAATTAAGGCATCAGCGGACAAATCCACATCATCGAAGAAGACTTCGGCAAAATGTGCATCGCCGGTCAGATCACTAATCGGCTTGATCGTAATCCCGGGCAGCTTCAAATCGACTATCAATTGTGACAAGCCTTTGTGCCGGTCCTCCGCTCCCCCCGATGTCCGAACCAGCGCAATCATGTAATCTGAATGGAGCGAATTTGTCGTCCAGATCTTTTGGCCATTCAGCCGCCAACCCTTCTTGGTCCGCTCTGCTTTAGTAGTTACACTTGCAAGGTCCGAACCCGATCCGGGCTCGCTCATCCCGATGCAAAACAGCGCCTCCCCCCGGCATATCCGGGGGATATAGAATTGCCGCTGCTCTTCGGTGCCGAAATTAAGGATTAGCGGCGCGCTTTGCCTGTCCGCAATCCAATGCGCCGCAACCGGGGCACCCGCCGCCAGCAATTCCTCAACCACCACAAAGCGCGCAAACGGCCCTCGTCCGCCGCCGCCGTACTGCTCGGGAATTGTCAGCCCAAGCAATCCCGCCTCGCCTAATTTGCGGCTGAAAGCGGCATCAAATCCGCTCCACGAACGCGCCCGTTGATCCATGGGTAAATCTACGACTGCGTCAGCGGCTATCTGCCGTACCAAGGGTCGCAGATCCTCATCGTCTTGCGGCAAATCAGCGTAGGCAAAGTTTTCAAACACGATTTGGCCCCATATCGGAATTCACATTACACTGGGTATGATGAGAAACTGCTGCTGGTGCAAATGCATAAGAGCGAATACCGAAGATCATTCATAATAAGGAGCACTGTGCGTCATGGAACCATTTCTCAAGACCGAGCGGCGAGGCGCGATCGTGGTCGCTACGCTCAATCGGCCAGAGCAAAGAAATGCCATCTCCGAGCCTACTCATAGCGAGGAAATCCGCGACTTTTGCGCTACGGTAACGCGCGATCCCTCAATTCGCGCAATTGTCCTTACCGGCGAAGGCAAAGCGTTTTGTGCGGGCGGCAATGTCAAACATATGCGCGACAAAGAAGGAATGTTTGCAGGATCTCCGTTCGAGATTCGCAATTCATACCGCACCGGAATTCAACTCATCCCGGCAGCGTTATATGAATTGGAAGTGCCAGTTGTCGCTGCGATCAATGGTCACGCCATCGGCGCCGGACTGGATCTTGCTTGCATGTGCGATATCCGCATCGCATCGGATAATGCGCTGTTTGCAGAGAGCTTCGTGAAGCTCGGAATCGTGCCAGGCGACGGCGGCGCGTGGTTGCTGCCCCGCGTTGTTGGAATGGCCCGGGCAAGCCAGATGACGCTTACCGGCGAAATGCTCAATTCCGCCAAGGCGCTGGAATTCGGCCTGGTCAGCGAAGTGACCACCCCCGAAAAATTGATGGGTCGCGCAATGGAAATCGCAGAATCGATCGCAGCCAACCCCGGCCACGCCACCCGCATGGCCAAACGTCTACTTCGCGAAGGACAAGATATGAAACTGGCACCGCTCTTAGAAATGTCAGCAGCCTACCAAGCACTCGCCCACCATACGCACGACCATCACGAAGCAGTCGAAGCATTCCTGAACAAACGCCCTGCGGAATTTAAGGACCACTAGGTTTCAGCGATTGGCGTCAGATCTGAAAAGCCCAGATCAATGTCGGCAGCTCTAGAATTATGTGGTGCCCAGAAGAGGACTCGAACCTCCACATCCTTGCGAATACTAGCACCTGAAGCTAGCGCGTCTACCAATTCCGCCATCTGGGCACCTGAGCATGCTAGACATCGCATGCCAGCCGCAGGTAGGAGCGGGCCAGTAGCGGTGGCGGGGCCTGCCTGTCAATGCAGATGATGAGCCAATTGCTGCGAAATTGCTACCGCAGAGGTTGGAATAGTTGCAGGGCTTGGTCGGTTGCGGCATGGCGCACAGCAACTTCTTGGCTTTCAGAATGCAGGCTTTATTTATCATGGCGAAATCAGATCCTCTCAATGGCAAACTTGTGGTCATCGCCGGTGGTAGCGGCTTCTTGGGGAATTATGTCGCGCAAGCATTGCTTGAGCGCGGTGCAAGGTTGCGAATTGCCAGCCGTCATCCCGAAGAAGCGTTTAGCTTGAAGCCACTGGCCAATCTGGGTCAAATCCAATTCGCCCGTTGCGACATAAAGAACGAGCGGAGCGCCGAGGCGGTGGTGCATGGCGCGGATGCGGTGGTCAATATGGTCGGATCGTTTGACGGCGATCTGATTGAATTGATGGGTCGGAGCGCAGGTCAGCTGGCAGCTGCTGCTAAACAGGCCGGCGTCACAAGCTTCGTCCAAGTTAGTGCGATTGGTGCGGATGCAGAGAGCGCCGCTGAATATGCCCAGGCCAAAGCGATAGGCGAGCAGCTAGTGCTTGAGGCCTTCCCAAGCGCGACAATCCTGCGTCCGTCGATTATCTTCGGCAAAGATGATAATTTCCTCAATATGTTTGCTGGCCTGATCCAGTTTATGCCGGTGCTTCCGGTGTTTGCGCCGGAGGCTAAGCTGCAATTGGTCTATGTCGATGACGTTGCCGAGGCGGTGGCGGAAACGCTTGCCCATCCTGGAAAGCATGGCGGCAAAACCTACGAACTTGGCGGCCCCGAACAGTTGACCATGATGGAAATCAACCGGCGTATTTCTGCCGCGCAAGGCCGCGAGCGAACTTTCATTCCGATGCCCGACATGGTGTCCGGCATTTTTGCCGCCTTGCCGCTAACGCCAATGGGCACTGACCAATGGAGATTGCTGAAACAGGGCAATGTCGTGGGAGAAAAAGCACTTGGCTTCAAGCAGTTAGGC is part of the Pontixanthobacter gangjinensis genome and encodes:
- a CDS encoding acyl-CoA dehydrogenase family protein — its product is MFENFAYADLPQDDEDLRPLVRQIAADAVVDLPMDQRARSWSGFDAAFSRKLGEAGLLGLTIPEQYGGGGRGPFARFVVVEELLAAGAPVAAHWIADRQSAPLILNFGTEEQRQFYIPRICRGEALFCIGMSEPGSGSDLASVTTKAERTKKGWRLNGQKIWTTNSLHSDYMIALVRTSGGAEDRHKGLSQLIVDLKLPGITIKPISDLTGDAHFAEVFFDDVDLSADALIGEEGAGWKQVVAELAFERSGPERIYSSIILLDSWIAHLREAGRSDDTTLSLVGEFMARLATLRGMSVACTALLAAGESPVVEASIIKDLGTSFEQDLPAAIANDLASHPDESANPELYRTLQYVSHIAPSFSLRGGTREILRGIIARGLGLR
- a CDS encoding crotonase/enoyl-CoA hydratase family protein, with the protein product MEPFLKTERRGAIVVATLNRPEQRNAISEPTHSEEIRDFCATVTRDPSIRAIVLTGEGKAFCAGGNVKHMRDKEGMFAGSPFEIRNSYRTGIQLIPAALYELEVPVVAAINGHAIGAGLDLACMCDIRIASDNALFAESFVKLGIVPGDGGAWLLPRVVGMARASQMTLTGEMLNSAKALEFGLVSEVTTPEKLMGRAMEIAESIAANPGHATRMAKRLLREGQDMKLAPLLEMSAAYQALAHHTHDHHEAVEAFLNKRPAEFKDH
- a CDS encoding complex I NDUFA9 subunit family protein yields the protein MQALFIMAKSDPLNGKLVVIAGGSGFLGNYVAQALLERGARLRIASRHPEEAFSLKPLANLGQIQFARCDIKNERSAEAVVHGADAVVNMVGSFDGDLIELMGRSAGQLAAAAKQAGVTSFVQVSAIGADAESAAEYAQAKAIGEQLVLEAFPSATILRPSIIFGKDDNFLNMFAGLIQFMPVLPVFAPEAKLQLVYVDDVAEAVAETLAHPGKHGGKTYELGGPEQLTMMEINRRISAAQGRERTFIPMPDMVSGIFAALPLTPMGTDQWRLLKQGNVVGEKALGFKQLGIEPKPLSLFLDRWMVQYRKHGRFAMASKN